A genome region from Bacteroides stercoris ATCC 43183 includes the following:
- a CDS encoding efflux transporter outer membrane subunit, whose product MTLKAWSSTLLILCFSFAAWAQKGNSYLEKPLPQGWGTGTAHTIPGDDNLFGSQIQPVDDKWWKAFGDPMLDSLIATASAGNFSVLSAIDRMDMAKANWRIERGSFFPSVSLNGGWARQQSSGNVSEAPQSITGAYSASLNASWELDIFGSIRQRVKAQRENFAASKEEYTSVMISLCAQVASAYIGLRELQQELKVVIRNCNTQAAVLEITQVRYKTGLVSKLDVSQAKSVYYSTKASVPQLEAGINQYITTLAILLGTYPQDLRPTLEQNGKLPDYMEPVGIGIPADLLLRRPDIRQAERQINAQAALLGASKSDWLPQVFLKGSVGYSSHDLKDFTKRNSMTFEIAPSLSWTLFNGTKLVNATRLARAQLDESIHQFNQTVLTAVQETDNAMNGYRNSIKQIVALREVCNQGEETLKLSLDLYKQGLTPFQNVLDALRSLLAYQNQLTQAQGNSLQELISLYKALGGGYGNIISGL is encoded by the coding sequence ATGACTCTAAAAGCTTGGAGCAGTACATTGCTCATTCTATGTTTCTCTTTTGCGGCATGGGCGCAAAAAGGCAATAGCTACTTGGAAAAGCCGCTTCCGCAAGGCTGGGGAACCGGCACTGCCCATACCATTCCCGGAGACGATAATCTGTTCGGCAGCCAAATACAGCCGGTAGACGATAAATGGTGGAAAGCCTTTGGCGATCCGATGCTCGATTCGCTGATAGCAACGGCATCCGCCGGGAATTTTTCGGTGCTTTCAGCCATAGACCGTATGGATATGGCTAAAGCCAATTGGCGGATAGAGCGGGGGAGTTTCTTCCCTTCCGTTTCCCTGAATGGCGGATGGGCACGCCAACAAAGCAGCGGCAATGTAAGTGAAGCACCGCAATCCATAACCGGGGCATACAGCGCCTCGCTCAATGCAAGCTGGGAACTGGATATATTCGGCAGTATCCGGCAACGGGTAAAAGCGCAACGTGAAAATTTTGCCGCCAGCAAGGAAGAATATACCTCTGTCATGATATCGCTATGCGCGCAGGTAGCATCGGCCTACATCGGGCTGCGTGAATTACAGCAGGAATTAAAAGTGGTCATCCGCAATTGCAATACGCAAGCCGCAGTGCTTGAGATTACCCAAGTGCGCTACAAGACCGGATTGGTTTCCAAACTGGATGTGTCTCAAGCCAAGTCTGTATATTACAGTACCAAAGCGTCTGTTCCCCAACTGGAGGCAGGTATCAATCAATACATCACCACTCTGGCCATTCTGCTCGGAACTTATCCCCAAGACCTTCGTCCCACATTGGAACAGAACGGCAAACTTCCCGACTATATGGAACCTGTAGGCATAGGTATTCCTGCCGACTTACTGCTCCGTCGTCCGGATATCCGGCAGGCCGAACGGCAAATCAACGCACAGGCAGCCCTGCTCGGTGCCTCTAAAAGCGATTGGCTGCCGCAGGTTTTCCTAAAAGGTTCCGTAGGATATTCTTCCCATGACCTGAAAGATTTCACCAAACGGAACAGTATGACGTTTGAAATAGCGCCAAGCCTCAGTTGGACACTCTTCAACGGTACAAAACTGGTTAATGCCACCCGGCTGGCACGTGCGCAATTGGACGAGTCTATCCATCAGTTTAACCAAACCGTGCTCACAGCCGTACAGGAAACAGACAATGCCATGAACGGCTACCGCAATTCCATCAAGCAGATTGTAGCCCTGCGCGAAGTATGCAATCAGGGAGAGGAGACGTTGAAGCTGTCATTAGACCTCTATAAGCAGGGGCTAACCCCTTTTCAAAATGTTCTGGATGCCCTTCGTTCATTGCTGGCTTATCAAAACCAACTGACGCAAGCACAAGGAAACTCACTGCAGGAACTCATCTCTCTCTATAAAGCATTAGGGGGAGGGTACGGAAACATCATTTCAGGATTATGA
- a CDS encoding ferredoxin domain-containing protein, producing the protein MIQNERDCRHEHVLGVARQMMTAARTAPKGKGVDVIEAALVTGEDLKKLSEKMNAMAEELGMKFFLRDAANVLQAECVVIIGTREQAQGLNCGHCGFPTCAGRTEGVPCALNTVDVGIAVGSACATAADMRVDTRVMFSAGLAAQRMNWLKDCKTVFAIPVSASSKNPFFDRKPKEEKK; encoded by the coding sequence ATGATACAGAACGAACGGGATTGCCGCCATGAACATGTGCTGGGCGTGGCAAGGCAAATGATGACTGCCGCACGCACAGCTCCTAAAGGGAAAGGTGTAGATGTAATAGAAGCAGCACTGGTTACAGGAGAAGACCTGAAAAAGCTTTCAGAAAAAATGAATGCTATGGCAGAAGAACTGGGTATGAAGTTCTTTCTGCGTGATGCGGCAAATGTCCTGCAGGCAGAATGTGTCGTTATAATAGGTACGCGCGAGCAGGCGCAGGGATTGAACTGCGGTCATTGTGGCTTTCCTACTTGTGCCGGGCGTACGGAGGGTGTGCCATGTGCCTTGAATACGGTTGATGTGGGGATTGCCGTCGGCTCCGCTTGTGCCACGGCTGCCGACATGCGGGTAGATACCCGGGTAATGTTCTCTGCCGGACTGGCCGCACAGCGAATGAACTGGCTGAAAGATTGCAAGACTGTATTCGCCATTCCGGTCAGTGCCTCTTCCAAGAACCCGTTCTTTGACAGGAAGCCTAAGGAAGAAAAGAAATAA
- a CDS encoding ABC transporter permease, giving the protein MGTIDISYLSLGIGLLLLSVPLFYIWKFKTGLLRATLIGTARMIVQLFFIGIYLKYLFLWNNPWINFLWVIVMILVASQTALARTQLKRKILLIPISVGFLCSVVCVGMYFIGIVLRLENVFSAQYFIPIFGILMGNMLSSNVIALNTYYSGLKREQQLYRYLLGNGATRTEAQAPFIRQAIIKAFSPLIANISVMGLVAFPGTMIGQILGGSSPNVAIKYQMMIMVITFTASMLSLMITISLASRKSFDAYGKLRPVMVEKKGKSKP; this is encoded by the coding sequence ATGGGAACTATCGACATATCATACCTCAGCCTGGGTATCGGACTGCTCTTGTTGTCAGTCCCATTATTCTATATATGGAAATTCAAGACCGGCCTGCTACGTGCAACCCTTATCGGTACGGCACGCATGATTGTGCAGCTTTTCTTCATCGGCATTTATCTGAAATACCTTTTTCTTTGGAATAATCCGTGGATTAATTTCCTGTGGGTAATCGTCATGATACTCGTAGCTTCGCAAACGGCACTGGCGCGTACACAACTGAAGCGCAAGATACTGCTGATACCTATATCCGTAGGTTTCCTATGTAGCGTAGTATGCGTGGGGATGTATTTTATAGGAATCGTGTTGCGTCTTGAAAATGTATTCAGCGCTCAATACTTCATTCCTATTTTCGGCATACTGATGGGAAACATGCTATCCAGCAATGTTATAGCCCTGAATACCTATTATAGCGGATTGAAACGCGAGCAACAGCTTTACCGCTATCTGCTTGGCAACGGGGCTACCCGTACAGAAGCGCAGGCACCGTTTATCCGTCAGGCTATTATCAAGGCATTCAGTCCGCTCATCGCCAATATCTCCGTCATGGGCTTGGTGGCGTTTCCCGGAACAATGATCGGACAGATATTAGGGGGAAGCAGTCCGAATGTCGCCATCAAATATCAGATGATGATTATGGTTATCACATTTACGGCATCCATGCTTTCGCTGATGATAACCATTTCACTGGCTTCGCGTAAGTCTTTCGACGCTTATGGAAAGCTACGGCCGGTCATGGTAGAAAAAAAAGGTAAAAGTAAGCCGTAA
- a CDS encoding ATP-binding cassette domain-containing protein has product MLQIEDASIAYGNDVLFSNFNLQLERGEIASISGSSGCGKTSLLNAILGFTPLKEGRITVNDIVSDKNSIDLIRKQIAWIPQELALPLEWVKDMIQLPFSLKANRATPFSERQLFNCFEELGLERELYYKRVNEISGGQRQRMMIAVASMTNKPLIIVDEPTSALDSGSTERVLAFLRHQTRKGTAILAVSHDMGFAKGCDRHIIM; this is encoded by the coding sequence ATGCTACAAATAGAGGATGCCAGTATTGCATACGGTAATGATGTGCTATTCTCCAACTTCAACCTGCAATTGGAGAGGGGAGAGATTGCCAGCATTTCCGGCTCGTCGGGGTGTGGAAAAACATCTCTTCTCAATGCCATACTGGGATTTACTCCATTAAAAGAAGGACGTATTACGGTCAATGACATCGTATCGGATAAAAACAGCATAGACCTTATTCGCAAACAAATAGCCTGGATTCCACAAGAATTGGCACTACCGTTAGAATGGGTAAAAGACATGATACAACTGCCTTTCAGCCTGAAAGCCAATCGAGCCACACCGTTCTCCGAAAGGCAATTATTCAATTGCTTTGAAGAATTAGGTTTGGAAAGAGAGCTATATTATAAACGTGTAAATGAGATATCCGGCGGCCAACGCCAACGTATGATGATAGCTGTAGCTTCCATGACCAACAAGCCGTTAATCATTGTGGACGAGCCAACTTCGGCACTCGATTCGGGCTCTACGGAAAGAGTTCTTGCCTTTTTACGGCATCAAACCCGAAAGGGAACCGCCATACTGGCGGTATCGCACGACATGGGTTTCGCCAAAGGATGCGACAGACATATAATAATGTAA
- a CDS encoding Nif3-like dinuclear metal center hexameric protein, with product MKIKEIVSALERFAPLPLQDGFDNAGLQIGLTDAEATGALLCLDVTEAVLDEAIALGYNLVISHHPLIFKGYKSITGKDYVERCILKAIKNDIVIYSAHTNLDNAPEGVNFKIAEKIGLKNVRVLEAKENALLKLVTFVSATRAEEVRTALASAGCGCIGNYDSCSYNVEGEGMFRALESANPYCGKIGELHVEKETRIETILPTYRKAEVIKALLAAHPYEEPAFDLYPLQNSWQQAGAGVIGELETPETELEFLKRIKKTFEVGCLKHNKLTGREIQTVALCGGAGAFLMPLAIRNRADVFITGEIKYHDYFGHDTDILLAEIGHYESEQYTKEIFYTIIRDLFPNVEVQQSKINTNPIKYM from the coding sequence ATGAAAATTAAGGAGATAGTAAGCGCCCTTGAACGGTTCGCGCCTCTGCCATTGCAAGACGGATTTGATAATGCCGGCCTGCAAATCGGATTGACAGATGCGGAAGCAACAGGGGCTTTGTTGTGTCTTGACGTTACTGAAGCCGTGCTGGATGAAGCGATTGCGTTAGGATATAATCTTGTGATATCGCATCATCCGCTTATTTTTAAGGGTTATAAATCCATTACGGGAAAAGATTACGTGGAGCGTTGTATCTTGAAAGCTATCAAGAACGACATTGTTATCTATTCCGCCCACACTAATCTGGATAATGCGCCGGAAGGAGTGAATTTCAAGATTGCCGAAAAAATCGGATTGAAGAATGTACGTGTACTGGAAGCTAAGGAAAACGCTTTGCTGAAATTGGTAACATTTGTTTCCGCAACCCGGGCGGAAGAAGTACGCACAGCATTGGCATCTGCCGGATGCGGATGTATCGGCAATTATGATTCGTGCAGCTACAATGTGGAAGGCGAGGGGATGTTCCGTGCTCTTGAAAGCGCCAATCCTTATTGCGGAAAAATCGGCGAGCTGCATGTGGAAAAGGAGACGCGCATCGAAACCATTCTGCCGACTTACCGGAAAGCAGAAGTTATCAAAGCGTTACTTGCCGCACATCCGTACGAAGAACCTGCATTTGATTTATATCCGTTGCAGAACTCCTGGCAACAAGCCGGAGCAGGCGTTATCGGCGAATTGGAAACTCCGGAAACCGAGTTGGAGTTCCTAAAGCGTATCAAGAAAACCTTTGAAGTGGGTTGTCTGAAACACAACAAGCTCACCGGGCGGGAGATACAGACCGTTGCCTTGTGTGGCGGTGCAGGAGCTTTTCTCATGCCGCTTGCCATACGCAACCGTGCAGACGTTTTCATCACGGGTGAAATAAAGTATCACGATTATTTCGGCCATGACACGGATATCCTGCTGGCAGAGATAGGGCATTATGAAAGCGAACAATATACAAAAGAAATATTTTATACAATAATCCGGGATTTATTTCCTAATGTTGAAGTACAACAAAGCAAGATAAATACAAATCCCATAAAATACATGTAA
- a CDS encoding GtrA family protein, which yields MKESTRICRFAVIGTLNALITAITIWVMMDELDINYMLSNVTAYILAQTHNFIWCKYWVFPTEKKSNTWRQVLLFSIAFGMAYCAQFLFLIGLVEGLNCNEYLAQFLGLFVYGGVNFLMNKKVTFK from the coding sequence GTGAAAGAGTCCACACGTATTTGCCGTTTTGCAGTAATCGGTACATTAAACGCCTTGATAACAGCAATCACCATCTGGGTAATGATGGATGAGTTGGACATTAATTACATGCTCTCCAATGTCACTGCATATATACTGGCACAGACTCATAATTTTATCTGGTGCAAGTATTGGGTATTCCCAACAGAAAAGAAGAGCAACACTTGGCGGCAAGTGTTGCTCTTTTCCATAGCTTTCGGAATGGCTTATTGTGCGCAATTCCTTTTCCTCATCGGCTTGGTAGAGGGATTGAACTGTAATGAATACCTCGCCCAGTTCTTAGGATTATTTGTATATGGCGGAGTCAACTTCCTGATGAACAAAAAAGTTACATTTAAATAG
- a CDS encoding carbon-nitrogen hydrolase, with protein MRKIKVGIIQQANVADMRINLMNLAKSIESCAAHGAQLVVLQELHNSLYFCQTENTQLFDLAEPIPGPSTGFYSELAAANNIVLVTSLFEKRAPGLYHNTAVVFERDGSIAGKYRKMHIPDDPAYYEKFYFTPGDLGFEPIQTSLGKLGVLVCWDQWYPEAARLMALKGAELLIYPTAIGWESSDTDDEKVRQLNAWIISQRGHAVANGLPVISVNRVGHEPDPSMQTNGIQFWGNSFVVGPQGEFLAQAGNEQPENIVVEVDLERSENVRRWWPFLRDRRIDAYEGLTKRFLD; from the coding sequence ATGAGAAAAATAAAAGTCGGTATTATTCAGCAGGCCAATGTGGCGGATATGCGCATTAATCTGATGAATCTGGCCAAGAGTATCGAATCGTGTGCTGCTCATGGTGCACAATTAGTGGTGTTGCAGGAGTTGCATAACTCACTCTATTTTTGCCAGACGGAGAATACACAACTGTTTGATTTGGCAGAACCTATTCCCGGACCATCGACCGGTTTCTATTCGGAGTTGGCGGCTGCCAACAACATAGTATTGGTAACTTCATTGTTCGAAAAGCGTGCTCCGGGACTGTATCATAATACGGCCGTTGTGTTTGAGCGTGACGGTAGCATTGCCGGGAAATACCGCAAGATGCACATCCCTGATGATCCGGCCTATTATGAGAAGTTTTATTTCACTCCCGGAGATTTGGGCTTCGAACCTATCCAAACGTCTTTGGGAAAATTGGGCGTTTTGGTTTGTTGGGACCAGTGGTATCCCGAAGCAGCACGTCTCATGGCGCTGAAAGGAGCTGAATTATTGATTTATCCTACCGCCATCGGTTGGGAAAGCAGCGATACTGATGATGAGAAAGTCCGCCAACTCAACGCATGGATAATCTCGCAACGCGGACATGCCGTAGCAAACGGACTCCCGGTTATTTCGGTAAATCGTGTGGGACACGAGCCAGATCCTTCTATGCAAACAAATGGCATCCAATTTTGGGGGAACAGTTTTGTTGTTGGACCGCAAGGTGAGTTTTTGGCACAGGCAGGCAATGAGCAGCCGGAAAATATTGTGGTGGAAGTGGATTTGGAACGTTCGGAGAATGTCCGCCGTTGGTGGCCATTCCTGCGCGATCGCAGAATTGACGCCTATGAGGGATTGACAAAACGTTTTTTAGACTGA
- a CDS encoding efflux RND transporter periplasmic adaptor subunit: protein MKNQMYIALLALPLLAGCGNKKETSHAMPVPEISVARPSVQNITLTKNYPGYLTSEKTVDLVGRVSGTLQTIAYAPGSRVRQGQVLFQIEPTVYQDNVRQAEAALNTARANLEYAQSNYARMQEAAKTDAVSQIQVLQSKSDVATSLAAVSNAEAALNTARTNLSYCTVRAPFNGTISRNLADAGSYINGSVQPVTLATVYKDDHLYSYFNVADNQWLAMLLQQGDSIPKQVNVSLGKDGILNYPAQLDYLSPNVDLNTGTLNIRARLDNPKGILKSGLYVSITLPYGKQKNAILIPDASIGTDQLGKYVYVVNDSDIVHYRHIETGQLIGDSLRQIKQGLSPQERYVTKALMKVRNGMRINPVQ from the coding sequence ATGAAAAATCAAATGTACATCGCCCTGCTTGCCCTACCTTTGTTGGCAGGATGCGGGAATAAAAAAGAAACGTCGCATGCAATGCCCGTACCGGAAATCAGTGTAGCCCGCCCAAGTGTGCAAAACATTACGCTTACCAAAAACTATCCCGGCTATCTGACTTCTGAAAAAACAGTGGATTTAGTGGGCAGAGTCAGCGGAACGTTGCAGACCATAGCCTATGCACCCGGCAGCCGGGTACGCCAGGGGCAGGTGCTCTTCCAGATTGAGCCTACTGTTTATCAGGATAATGTGAGGCAAGCGGAAGCCGCTTTGAATACGGCACGTGCCAATCTTGAATATGCACAGAGTAATTATGCGCGTATGCAGGAAGCAGCAAAAACAGATGCCGTCAGCCAGATACAGGTATTGCAATCCAAGTCGGATGTAGCTACTTCGCTGGCAGCGGTAAGCAATGCCGAAGCTGCATTAAATACGGCACGGACCAATTTGAGCTACTGTACGGTACGTGCCCCGTTCAACGGAACAATCAGCCGCAACCTTGCAGATGCAGGAAGCTATATAAACGGCAGCGTACAACCTGTAACTTTGGCCACTGTCTATAAAGACGATCATCTGTACTCTTATTTTAATGTAGCCGACAATCAATGGCTTGCCATGTTATTGCAGCAAGGAGACAGCATTCCCAAACAGGTTAACGTCAGCCTGGGGAAAGACGGCATACTGAATTACCCGGCACAGTTGGATTATCTGTCGCCCAATGTAGACTTGAACACCGGGACGCTGAATATCCGTGCCCGGCTGGATAATCCCAAAGGAATCTTGAAGAGCGGGCTTTATGTCAGCATCACGCTGCCTTACGGAAAACAGAAAAACGCAATCCTGATACCCGATGCTTCTATCGGCACAGACCAGTTGGGTAAATACGTGTACGTAGTCAACGACTCGGACATCGTACACTACCGTCACATCGAAACAGGACAACTGATAGGTGACAGTCTGCGCCAGATAAAACAAGGACTTTCCCCGCAGGAGCGGTATGTGACGAAAGCCCTGATGAAAGTCAGAAACGGCATGCGGATAAATCCCGTTCAATAA
- the aspS gene encoding aspartate--tRNA ligase codes for MYRSHTCGELRISDVNKQVTLAGWVQRSRKMGGMTFVDLRDRYGITQLVFNEEVDAELCEQANRLGREFVIQIVGTVNERFSKNKNIPTGDIEIIVSELNVLNSALTPPFTIEDNTDGGDDIRMKYRYLDLRRAAVRKNLELRHKMTIEVRKYLDSKGFIEVETPLLIGSTPEGARDFVVPSRMNPGQFYALPQSPQTLKQLLMVSGFDRYFQIAKCFRDEDLRADRQPEFTQIDCEMSFVQQDDVIELFEGMAKYLFKELRGVELTEPFQRMPWADAMKYYGSDKPDLRFGMKFVELMDIMKGHGFSVFDNAAYIGGICAEGAASYTRKQLDALTEFVKKPQIGAKGMVYARVEADGTVKSSVDKFYTQEVLQEMKAAFGAKPGDLILILSGDDVMKTRKQLNELRLEMGNQLGLRDKNKFALLWIVDFPMFEWSEEEGRLMAMHHPFTHPKDEDIPLLDTDPAAVRADAYDMVCNGIEVGGGSIRIHDAQLQAKMFEILGFTPEKAEEQFGFLMNAFKFGAPPHGGLAYGLDRWVSIFAGLDSIRDCIAFPKNNSGRDVMLDAPSVIDQKQLDELNLIVEVKE; via the coding sequence ATGTATAGATCACACACCTGTGGAGAATTGCGTATCTCCGACGTTAATAAGCAAGTGACGCTGGCAGGTTGGGTACAGCGCAGCCGTAAAATGGGCGGCATGACATTCGTAGACCTCCGCGACCGTTACGGAATTACCCAATTAGTGTTTAATGAAGAAGTAGATGCCGAACTTTGCGAACAGGCCAACCGCTTGGGCCGTGAGTTCGTAATTCAAATAGTAGGAACGGTCAACGAACGTTTCAGCAAAAACAAAAATATTCCTACGGGAGATATCGAAATCATCGTATCGGAATTGAATGTGCTGAATTCAGCCTTAACTCCTCCTTTTACAATTGAAGACAATACAGACGGCGGTGACGATATCCGTATGAAATACCGTTATCTGGATTTACGCCGTGCAGCAGTACGCAAGAATTTGGAATTACGCCATAAGATGACTATTGAAGTGCGTAAATACCTGGACAGCAAAGGATTCATTGAAGTAGAGACTCCTCTTCTCATCGGTTCTACACCGGAAGGTGCACGCGACTTTGTCGTTCCTTCACGCATGAATCCGGGACAATTCTACGCATTGCCGCAAAGCCCTCAAACATTGAAACAGTTGCTGATGGTTTCGGGTTTTGACCGTTACTTCCAAATCGCAAAATGCTTCCGCGATGAGGACCTCCGTGCCGACCGTCAACCGGAATTTACACAGATCGACTGTGAAATGTCTTTCGTACAGCAGGACGATGTAATCGAACTTTTCGAAGGTATGGCAAAATACCTCTTCAAAGAACTGCGCGGTGTTGAGTTGACCGAACCGTTCCAACGTATGCCATGGGCAGATGCTATGAAATATTACGGTAGCGACAAACCTGATTTGCGCTTCGGCATGAAGTTCGTAGAGTTAATGGATATCATGAAAGGTCATGGCTTCTCTGTATTTGACAATGCCGCATACATCGGCGGTATCTGTGCGGAAGGCGCTGCAAGCTACACCCGCAAGCAACTGGATGCCTTGACCGAGTTCGTAAAGAAACCGCAAATCGGAGCCAAAGGAATGGTATATGCCCGTGTAGAAGCTGACGGCACTGTGAAATCAAGTGTCGATAAATTCTACACGCAAGAGGTGCTGCAAGAGATGAAAGCCGCTTTCGGTGCAAAACCGGGCGATTTGATTCTTATTTTGAGCGGCGATGACGTAATGAAGACCCGCAAGCAACTGAATGAGCTTCGCCTTGAAATGGGTAACCAATTAGGCTTACGCGACAAGAATAAGTTTGCATTGCTTTGGATAGTTGACTTCCCGATGTTTGAATGGAGCGAAGAAGAAGGCCGCCTGATGGCTATGCATCATCCGTTTACCCATCCGAAGGATGAAGATATTCCTTTGTTGGACACAGATCCTGCAGCCGTTCGTGCCGATGCTTATGATATGGTATGTAACGGTATTGAAGTCGGTGGCGGTTCGATCCGTATCCATGACGCTCAATTGCAGGCCAAGATGTTTGAGATATTGGGATTCACACCGGAAAAGGCTGAAGAACAATTCGGTTTCCTGATGAATGCCTTCAAGTTCGGCGCACCTCCTCATGGTGGTTTGGCTTACGGTCTCGACCGTTGGGTAAGTATCTTTGCCGGTCTTGACAGTATTCGTGACTGCATTGCGTTCCCGAAGAATAATTCCGGTCGCGATGTTATGCTGGATGCACCTTCGGTTATCGACCAAAAACAATTGGACGAGCTTAACCTTATTGTAGAGGTAAAAGAATAA
- a CDS encoding agmatine deiminase family protein, protein MGYFVGIPLGGAAEKDCQVRFGKNMTFQVETRAPHLPAEWALQSGVQLTWPHADTDWAYMLEEVQQCFIAIASEIAKRELLLIVTPEPEEVRKQISATVDMDNVRFLKCETNDTWARDHGAVTMVDTDGPSLLDFTFNGWGLKFASDKDNQITRRAVEAEILKGRYINRLGFVLEGGSIESDGMGTLLTTSECLLSPNRNGQLNKVEIEEYLRSTFHLERVLWLDYGYLAGDDTDSHIDTLARFCSPDTIAYVQCRDVNDEHYEELHRMEEQLKTFRTLAGEPYRLLALPMADKIEAEGERLPATYANFLIMNDAVLYPTYNQPENDMHAKEVLQMAFPKHEIVGVDCRALIKQHGSLHCVTMQYPIGVIR, encoded by the coding sequence ATGGGATATTTTGTTGGAATTCCATTGGGCGGAGCTGCCGAAAAGGACTGTCAGGTGCGTTTCGGTAAGAACATGACCTTTCAAGTGGAAACGCGCGCTCCTCACCTGCCGGCGGAGTGGGCATTGCAGAGTGGCGTACAGCTTACATGGCCTCATGCGGATACGGATTGGGCCTATATGCTTGAAGAAGTGCAGCAATGTTTTATTGCCATTGCTTCCGAGATAGCCAAGCGGGAGTTGCTGTTGATTGTAACTCCGGAACCTGAAGAGGTAAGAAAGCAAATTTCCGCGACAGTGGATATGGATAATGTTCGCTTCCTGAAATGTGAAACGAATGATACCTGGGCACGCGACCATGGAGCTGTCACTATGGTAGATACGGACGGTCCGTCTCTGCTTGATTTTACTTTTAATGGCTGGGGACTGAAGTTTGCTTCGGATAAAGATAATCAAATTACACGTCGGGCTGTTGAAGCCGAAATCTTAAAAGGCCGGTATATAAACCGTTTGGGCTTTGTGCTGGAAGGCGGCTCCATTGAGAGTGACGGCATGGGAACATTGCTTACCACTTCAGAATGCCTGTTGTCGCCTAACCGTAACGGCCAGTTGAATAAGGTGGAGATTGAGGAGTATCTTCGGTCTACATTCCATCTTGAACGGGTACTTTGGCTGGATTACGGTTATCTGGCCGGAGATGATACGGACAGTCATATAGATACGCTTGCCCGTTTTTGTTCGCCGGATACGATTGCCTATGTGCAGTGCAGGGACGTGAATGACGAGCATTATGAGGAGCTGCACCGAATGGAAGAACAGCTTAAAACGTTCCGGACACTTGCCGGAGAACCTTATAGACTGTTGGCATTGCCGATGGCCGATAAGATAGAAGCGGAGGGCGAAAGGCTGCCGGCTACGTATGCCAACTTCTTGATAATGAATGATGCAGTGTTATATCCCACATATAACCAGCCGGAGAATGATATGCATGCCAAAGAGGTGTTGCAAATGGCTTTTCCCAAGCATGAAATTGTAGGTGTAGACTGCCGTGCTTTGATAAAACAACATGGCTCGCTGCATTGTGTCACGATGCAATATCCGATAGGAGTAATCAGATAA
- a CDS encoding zinc ribbon domain-containing protein, whose translation MAKEAKKDPQELTVEQKLKALFQLQTMLSKIDEIKTLRGELPLEVQDLEDEIAGLSTRIERIQSEVADLKSAIATKKVEIETAKASVAKYKEQQENVRNNREYDFLSKEIEFQTLEIELCEKRIKEFSADEEVKSQEAADSTAALEERQKDLEVKKNELDEIISETKQEEEKLRDKAKELETKIEPRLLQSFKRIRKNSRNGLGIVYVQRDACGGCFNKIPPQRQLDIRSRKKIIVCEYCGRIMIDPELAGIAPEVKEEPVKEKTTRSRKKAADAE comes from the coding sequence ATGGCTAAAGAAGCAAAAAAAGATCCCCAGGAATTGACAGTGGAACAGAAATTGAAAGCCTTGTTCCAGCTACAGACCATGTTGTCTAAAATTGATGAAATCAAGACGTTGAGAGGCGAGCTTCCTTTGGAAGTGCAAGACTTGGAAGATGAAATTGCCGGTCTGAGCACCCGCATCGAAAGAATCCAGTCGGAAGTTGCCGATTTGAAATCTGCTATCGCAACGAAGAAAGTGGAAATCGAAACCGCAAAGGCTTCTGTAGCCAAATATAAAGAGCAGCAGGAAAATGTGCGCAATAACCGCGAGTATGACTTCCTGAGCAAAGAAATCGAGTTCCAGACCTTGGAAATCGAACTCTGCGAAAAGAGAATCAAAGAGTTCTCTGCCGATGAAGAAGTAAAGTCTCAGGAAGCCGCAGACAGCACCGCTGCCTTGGAAGAAAGACAAAAAGACCTTGAAGTAAAGAAGAATGAGCTGGACGAAATCATCTCCGAAACCAAACAGGAAGAAGAAAAGCTGAGAGACAAAGCCAAAGAACTCGAAACTAAAATAGAGCCGCGTCTGCTTCAATCCTTCAAGCGTATCCGCAAGAACTCACGCAACGGTCTGGGTATCGTTTACGTACAGCGCGATGCTTGCGGCGGCTGTTTCAACAAGATCCCGCCCCAAAGACAACTGGACATCCGTTCACGTAAGAAAATCATCGTTTGCGAGTACTGCGGACGTATCATGATTGACCCGGAACTGGCAGGTATTGCTCCGGAAGTGAAAGAGGAACCGGTAAAGGAAAAGACAACAAGGAGCAGAAAGAAAGCAGCAGACGCTGAATAA